The DNA sequence TCTTTATAAAGAGCAGATGATTTAGAGAGAAGATATTGCATGAAATGAGATTGTGAATTGttattagttttttcttttttctttcttgcaaTTGTAGGCATGACTAGGCAGAAAGTGAAACTCGCGTATATCAGTGATTTGACGGCAAGGAAATCGACGtacaagaaaaggaagaaaggtATTATTAAGAAGGTGAGTGAACTGACGATTCTGTGTGGGATCTCAGCCTGCGCTATAATTTCAAGTCCTTTTGAAGCTAAGGCAGAGATTTGGCCAGATCCTGAGGGAGCGAAGAAAGTGATTGAGAAGTATCTGGATGCATCTGTGATTGATGAAAGCAAGAATGTGAACCAGGAGAGTTTCCTGATGCAGAGGATTGGCAGAGCCCAGGAACAGCTGAAGAAGCTGCGTCAGGAGAAtgaggagaaggagaagatcTTGTCCATCTTCAGGTACATGCAAGGTGAAGACCTCCCAACTGATATTCAAGaactcaaacaactcaaaaACCTCATTCAGAATACTATGAAGGAAACTAAAAACAAGATGGACGACCTCAATTCTGAGTCTGTGTAGTGTCTTTCagaacatttaaataaaaaacactgCAAATTCTATCATTTTACTGCTCTTA is a window from the Vigna unguiculata cultivar IT97K-499-35 chromosome 7, ASM411807v1, whole genome shotgun sequence genome containing:
- the LOC114190597 gene encoding agamous-like MADS-box protein AGL80: MTRQKVKLAYISDLTARKSTYKKRKKGIIKKVSELTILCGISACAIISSPFEAKAEIWPDPEGAKKVIEKYLDASVIDESKNVNQESFLMQRIGRAQEQLKKLRQENEEKEKILSIFRYMQGEDLPTDIQELKQLKNLIQNTMKETKNKMDDLNSESV